In Cupriavidus taiwanensis, the following are encoded in one genomic region:
- a CDS encoding ABC transporter permease translates to MTAVTVEPEDQTPPPAAAREQSPWRRFAAEFFSSKIAVAGLATLVTIILIAIFAPWLAPQNPYDLATLDVLDARLAPGEQSGTGMTFLLGSDEQGRDILSAVMYGLRISIGVGVVSTVIALLLGATLGLLAGFLGGRTEAFIMRVADLQLSFPPILLALILLAFLRPGLGNIVIALVAVQWAYYARTTRSAALVERRKEYIEAATCLGLPPARIMFRHLLPNCLPPLIVIAALQVASAITLEATLSFLGLGVPITEPSLGSLISNGQQYMLSGKYWISFFPGIALVVTIVAMNLVADQLRDVLNPRLQTQ, encoded by the coding sequence ATGACCGCCGTGACTGTCGAACCCGAAGACCAGACGCCGCCGCCCGCCGCGGCGCGCGAGCAATCCCCGTGGCGGCGCTTTGCCGCCGAGTTCTTCTCCAGCAAGATCGCCGTGGCCGGACTGGCGACGCTGGTGACCATCATCCTGATCGCCATCTTCGCGCCGTGGCTGGCACCGCAGAACCCGTACGACCTGGCCACGCTGGACGTGCTCGATGCGCGCCTGGCGCCGGGCGAGCAGTCCGGCACCGGCATGACCTTCCTGCTGGGCTCGGACGAGCAGGGCCGCGACATCCTGTCGGCGGTGATGTACGGGCTGCGCATCAGCATCGGCGTGGGCGTGGTCAGCACCGTGATCGCGCTGCTGCTGGGCGCCACGCTCGGCCTGCTGGCCGGTTTCCTCGGCGGGCGCACCGAAGCCTTCATCATGCGCGTGGCGGACCTGCAGCTGTCGTTCCCGCCGATCCTGCTGGCGCTGATCCTGCTGGCCTTCCTGCGCCCGGGGCTGGGCAATATCGTGATCGCGCTGGTGGCGGTGCAGTGGGCCTACTATGCGCGCACCACGCGCAGCGCCGCGCTGGTCGAGCGCCGCAAGGAATATATCGAGGCCGCCACCTGCCTCGGCCTGCCGCCGGCGCGCATCATGTTCCGGCACCTGCTGCCCAACTGCCTGCCGCCGCTGATCGTGATCGCGGCGCTGCAGGTGGCCTCGGCGATCACGCTGGAGGCGACGCTGTCCTTCCTCGGGCTGGGCGTGCCGATCACCGAGCCGTCGCTGGGTTCGCTGATCTCGAACGGCCAGCAGTACATGCTGTCGGGCAAGTACTGGATCAGCTTCTTTCCGGGCATCGCGCTGGTGGTCACCATCGTCGCGATGAACCTGGTCGCCGACCAGCTGCGCGACGTGCTGAATCCGCGCCTGCAGACGCAATAA
- a CDS encoding ABC transporter substrate-binding protein, with amino-acid sequence MSLRTFKKAIGAVAVAGALGLALAGTAQAADLKLAMSSPPTSMDPHFYNLFSNINVSEHVFDSLTKMDPDSRIIPGLAESWKLVNDLTWEFKIRKGVKFHDGSELTAEDVIWSLDRPATIQNSPGKFDVYTKAIVSKKIIDKHTIQLTTGQPYPLMLNDLTSIFIVQKKATQGLGSDDFAQGKGMVGTGPFKFVSYARDDRVELVRNNDYWGNKPAWDKVTLRFIPNPATRLAALLSGDVQAIENVPTPDLPKVRKDPKLAFFSKISHRVIYLYFDAKRDKSPFVTAKDGAPLDKNPLKDARVRNAISMAINRQGIKDRLMEGLSEPTNNLVPPTLFGYNPNLKTVKYDPEGARKLLAEAGFPNGFGVTLHTPNNRYVNDEKIAQTIAQNLTRIGIATRVEGMPMATYSSKGIKHEWSFGLLGWGAQTGEVSSPLRALLACEDSKKGFGTTNWGEYCNPKMDVVLEKALSTVDDTERSKLLQEATAIAINDGGIIPIHQQVTTWATQKGIVYVPRTDERTYAHNFKPQ; translated from the coding sequence ATGTCCCTTCGCACTTTCAAGAAGGCAATTGGCGCGGTGGCGGTGGCGGGGGCCCTTGGCCTCGCGCTGGCCGGCACCGCCCAGGCCGCGGACCTCAAACTGGCCATGAGTTCGCCGCCGACCTCGATGGATCCGCACTTCTACAACCTGTTCTCCAACATCAACGTTTCCGAGCATGTGTTCGACTCGCTGACCAAGATGGACCCGGACAGCCGCATCATCCCGGGCCTGGCCGAGTCGTGGAAGCTGGTCAATGACCTGACCTGGGAATTCAAGATCCGCAAGGGCGTGAAGTTTCACGACGGCTCCGAGCTGACCGCCGAGGACGTGATCTGGTCGCTCGACCGCCCCGCCACCATCCAGAACAGCCCGGGCAAGTTCGACGTCTACACCAAGGCGATCGTCAGCAAGAAGATCATCGACAAGCACACCATCCAGCTGACCACCGGCCAGCCGTATCCGCTGATGCTGAACGACCTGACCTCGATCTTCATCGTGCAGAAGAAGGCCACGCAGGGCCTGGGCTCGGATGACTTCGCGCAGGGCAAGGGCATGGTCGGCACCGGCCCGTTCAAGTTCGTCAGCTACGCGCGTGACGACCGGGTCGAGCTGGTGCGCAACAACGATTACTGGGGCAACAAGCCGGCCTGGGACAAGGTCACGCTGCGCTTCATCCCCAACCCGGCGACGCGCCTGGCGGCGCTGCTGTCGGGCGATGTGCAGGCGATCGAGAACGTGCCCACGCCCGACCTGCCCAAGGTGCGCAAGGATCCCAAGCTGGCGTTCTTCTCCAAGATCTCGCATCGCGTGATCTACCTGTATTTCGATGCCAAGCGCGACAAGTCGCCCTTCGTCACTGCCAAGGACGGCGCGCCGCTCGACAAGAACCCGCTGAAGGACGCGCGCGTGCGCAATGCCATCAGCATGGCGATCAACCGGCAGGGCATCAAGGACCGGCTGATGGAGGGCCTGTCCGAGCCGACCAACAACCTGGTGCCGCCCACGCTGTTCGGCTACAACCCCAACCTGAAGACGGTCAAGTACGACCCCGAGGGCGCCAGGAAGCTGCTGGCCGAGGCAGGCTTTCCCAACGGCTTCGGCGTGACGCTGCACACGCCCAACAACCGCTACGTCAACGACGAGAAGATCGCGCAGACCATCGCGCAGAACCTGACCCGCATCGGCATCGCCACCCGGGTCGAGGGCATGCCGATGGCGACGTACTCGTCCAAGGGCATCAAGCACGAGTGGTCGTTCGGCCTGCTCGGCTGGGGTGCGCAGACCGGCGAGGTCAGTTCGCCGCTGCGCGCGCTGCTGGCGTGCGAGGACAGCAAGAAGGGCTTCGGCACCACCAACTGGGGCGAGTACTGCAACCCGAAGATGGACGTGGTGCTGGAAAAGGCGCTGTCGACCGTGGACGACACCGAGCGTTCCAAGCTGCTGCAGGAAGCCACCGCGATCGCGATCAACGATGGCGGTATCATCCCGATCCACCAGCAGGTCACCACCTGGGCCACGCAGAAGGGCATCGTCTACGTGCCGCGCACCGACGAGCGCACGTACGCGCATAATTTCAAGCCCCAGTAG
- a CDS encoding ABC transporter permease translates to MLVFIIRRLMQSVVVLFVMSLLVFLGVFAIGNPVDILINPQADQEDIKRTIAALGLDKPLWEQYWVFLQNALQGNLGTSFAHGTPALKLIFERMPATMELAICAILLAIVLGIPLGLWAGLRPQGIAGKSIMTVSILGFSLPTFWVGLMLIMVFAVQLGWLPSNGRGETVRVLGIPLSFLTADGIRHLILPAVTLSLLNIAMVIRLTRAGTQEAMLQDYVKFARAKGLSNTRIVGVHVLKNILIPIVTVIALQFGSIIAFAIVTETIFAWPGMGKLIIDSIQLLDRPVIVAYLMVIVTLFILINLVVDIIYSMLDPRVRIADNKG, encoded by the coding sequence ATGCTGGTCTTTATCATCCGGCGCCTGATGCAGAGCGTGGTCGTGCTTTTCGTCATGTCGCTGCTGGTTTTCCTCGGCGTCTTTGCCATCGGCAATCCCGTCGACATCCTGATCAACCCGCAGGCCGACCAGGAGGACATCAAGCGCACCATCGCCGCGCTGGGCCTGGACAAGCCGCTGTGGGAGCAATACTGGGTATTCCTGCAGAACGCGCTGCAAGGCAACCTGGGCACGTCGTTCGCGCACGGCACGCCCGCGCTCAAGCTGATCTTCGAGCGCATGCCCGCCACCATGGAGCTGGCCATCTGCGCGATCCTGCTGGCAATCGTGCTGGGCATCCCGCTGGGCCTGTGGGCCGGGCTGCGGCCCCAGGGCATTGCCGGCAAGTCGATCATGACGGTGTCGATCCTGGGCTTCTCGCTGCCTACCTTCTGGGTCGGGCTGATGCTGATCATGGTGTTCGCGGTGCAGCTGGGCTGGCTGCCGTCCAACGGCCGCGGCGAGACCGTGCGCGTGCTGGGCATCCCGCTCAGCTTCCTGACCGCGGACGGGATCCGGCACCTGATCCTGCCGGCCGTGACGCTGTCGCTGCTCAACATCGCCATGGTGATCCGGCTTACGCGCGCCGGCACGCAGGAGGCGATGCTGCAGGACTACGTCAAGTTCGCGCGCGCCAAGGGGCTGTCGAATACCCGCATCGTCGGCGTGCATGTGCTGAAGAACATCCTGATCCCGATCGTGACCGTGATCGCGCTGCAGTTCGGCTCGATCATCGCCTTTGCGATCGTGACCGAGACCATCTTCGCCTGGCCCGGCATGGGCAAGCTCATCATCGACTCGATCCAGTTGCTGGACCGGCCGGTGATCGTCGCCTACCTGATGGTGATCGTGACGCTGTTTATCCTGATCAACCTGGTGGTGGACATCATCTACAGCATGCTCGATCCGCGCGTGCGCATTGCCGACAACAAGGGCTGA